Genomic segment of Geotrypetes seraphini chromosome 4, aGeoSer1.1, whole genome shotgun sequence:
CCTGTTTCCTTGAAGAAAACACGACAGGTTGACTTTTATTATTTCTCAATTAATGAGGATATTGTAAGTGCAACGTTCATATTTGCAATTTCGTTTGGGATGAATGTGTTTGGCTTAAAAATAACGgaaacggagatttcagcagctCCAAaaaggagctttttttttttttttttggaatgaaCCTGGGCTGCCTTAAATtaagattaaatattaaaagcacaGCTATTTACTGCACCGAACGAATTGTTATAGGGTTGTGCAAAAGATTTGTCTCCATTCGGTAGGATGCCCAATGAGATTTTCCTGTTCAAATACAAGTCCAAGTAAATCGTTTTTCTCCCTTTCGATTCAATTTTGTTTCGTGTCATCAGAGCAAAATGATCTCTTTGAGCGCATTCTGCCTTTTGTCTTAAAGGTTGCATCTGAAATGCAGTGAGAAATGTTGGGGGAAATGATAACGAATAAGGAGGAAAGTAAACGAAAGCGGAGCCGAAAGATCCGGAGCTCTGGCTCAGTAGCCCCCAGAGAGTCTGGCCCGGGACTAGTGCGTTGAATTGCAGCTccctttgcgggggggggggggggtccaggtgggcCAGCACTCTGCCTGCCCCCTCCCAGTCAGGCTGGCAGCAGCGCGCTGAGGGCAGTGCTGGGCGCAGGGAGCTGCCTGCTGCCTGCTAATGGTCCGGTCCTCATTTGCTGCCTAATTGCACTATATAAAGCCAATAAGAGGCGAGCGTTTGTAGCCTAAAAGCAGAGCggagccttcttcctcctcctcctcctccccagatGCCGGCCCTCAGCCCTTAGCCCCTCGCCTTCCCTGCCTCTGCTCCCTACCTGCCTCTGCCATGCCTGAGACAGCCCAAGACAGCTCCAGCGCCCCAGCCAAGGACTCCCCCTTCTCCATCAAGAGTCTGCTGACCTGCGAGCCCCCCCGCATCTCCCGGCCCCCCAAGGCTCTCTTTACCCCGCTGAAGGGCGCCCTGGACTCGCCCACCTTCGCCCTCTCCCCGCTGGCCGAGCTGCCCTTCCCTCGCCTGGAGATCCCGGCGGCTCCCAGGTTCGCCCTGCCCGCACATTATCTGGACCGCTCCCCGGCATGGTGGTACCCCTACACCCTGGGCTCCGGAACCCGCACACAAGGTACTGGCTCTGGTActcggggtgggtggggggtggggggggattaaATTAGCTGAAAAGTGAGGAGGCCGGAGGAGCTCGAACTTTGCAAGGCGTCTTTCGTTTTCGGCCCTTTTCGTTTCGTCTTTCTCGTTAGGCATCGCTAACTTTGTCTCTTCTATGTGTCCTCCCCAGCTCCCGAGAAGACGCTGCTCCTGGGCTCCTCGTCCCCGGCTTCGGGGGCAGACCGAGACTCCCCGGACCCCCTGCAGCAGCTCAAGCCCAGCCCCGAGGCCAAAGAGAGGGAGTCCAAGAGCCCCGACGAGATCGTCCTGGAGGAGAGCGAGCCCGAGGACGGGCCCAAGAAGGAGGAGAGTGGCGAGGAGTGGCGCCGGCGGGACGAGAGCCCCGAGAAGAAGCCCTGCCGCAAGAAGAAGACCCGCACCGTCTTCTCCCGGAGCCAGGTCTTCCAGCTGGAGTCCACCTTCGACCTCAAGAGGTACCTGAGCAGCTCGGAGCGGGCGGGCCTGGCCGCCTCCCTGCACCTCACCGAAACCCAGGTCAAGATCTGGTTCCAGAACCGCCGCAACAAGTGGAAACGGCAACTGGCCGCCGAGCTGGAGGCGGCCAACCTGAGCCACGCCGCGGCCCAGAGGATCGTGCGGGTGCCCATCCTGTACCACGAGAACTCGGGCGCCACCGAGCCGGGCGCTCCGGCCGCCACCGTGCCGGCCAGCCAGCCGCTGCTCACCTTCCCGCACCCCGTCTACTACTCGCACCCGGTGGTGACCTCGGTGCCGCTGCTGCGGCCCGTCTGAGGACAACGGATCACTTTTGTACCTTTGGCTTTTCTGTGCTGGACTTCAGGAGCACAAGCCGAAAACGACAGTTCGGCTTTCCTTGCCGAAACCGGGTGTGAAGCGAGCTATTTCGTT
This window contains:
- the HMX3 gene encoding homeobox protein HMX3, with product MPETAQDSSSAPAKDSPFSIKSLLTCEPPRISRPPKALFTPLKGALDSPTFALSPLAELPFPRLEIPAAPRFALPAHYLDRSPAWWYPYTLGSGTRTQAPEKTLLLGSSSPASGADRDSPDPLQQLKPSPEAKERESKSPDEIVLEESEPEDGPKKEESGEEWRRRDESPEKKPCRKKKTRTVFSRSQVFQLESTFDLKRYLSSSERAGLAASLHLTETQVKIWFQNRRNKWKRQLAAELEAANLSHAAAQRIVRVPILYHENSGATEPGAPAATVPASQPLLTFPHPVYYSHPVVTSVPLLRPV